agccgggcgaggtggcgggcgcctgtagtcccagctactcaggaggctgaggccggagaatggcgtgaacccgggaggcggagcctgcagtgagctgagatccggccactgcactgcagcctgggctacagagcgagactccgtctcaaaaaaaaaaaaaagaaactggcttCAGGAGAGAGAGCCTAAAAGTCAACAAAATGAATTACCAACTCCAACTTCAGAAGCACCAGCTCTTAGCCAAGGCAGAGAGAACGTTTTAAGTGTGATCAGCTGTTACTATCCTACGGTGCTATGGGCCATTCGACTCAATATGCAAGCCCTCCTATGTGGCCAAAGCATTTCAGGGGTCATGAGAGGAAAATGGCAGGCACCAAAGTGCCCCTGCAGATAAGCATAAGGGTATGCACCAGCAGTCACCACCAGCTGGCCCACGAATGACAGCCCACGTCCATGCATGTTTCCGGTGTGTCAAGCCCTGCTTTGACGCTCTGCATCTGTCCTTACTTCATGGTCACACAGCCCTCTGGCACATCTTCCCCAGAGCACAGAGCTTATGAGGGGTGGAGCAGGGTATTTGTTTGAACCTAGGTAGaccaataaattttaaagatgaagattcACAGCTGCTCCATCCAGGTGGCACATCCCTCGGATGTCCAGGTGGGCACACCCTAGACGTGGTCCTTTGAGCTTTCTCAGTCAGGGTTCCTCCCACCTGCCATGGCACCTTCTCTGCCACCTGTCTTGGTAACCGGGGCATAGGACCACCTTGCACTTGACTGACACAAGCCGCTAGGTGGACACACGTACGAGTGAAAACTTGTTGCAATGACTGTGCAGCCAAGAGCCAAGGTTTCCTCTTTCTGAGACCTGCCATCTTCAGTCTCACAAGGGGTTAAACCAGCAGtcaagttttgcatttttactcCCTGATCAGAGTAAGCAGTTGACCTGAACCTatcaggatttccttttttttttttttttgagacggagtctcgctctgtggcccaggctggagtgcagtggccggatctcagctcactgcaacctccgcctcccgggttcaagcaattctcctgcctcagcctcccaagtagctgggattacaggcaccgccaccacacccggctaatttttctgtgtttttagtagagatggggtttcaccatattggtcaggctggaggATTTCTTTCCCAGGATTTTGCAAATAGATGTGAACAGTTCCAAGTACTCTATGCTGCTGTCCCCAGCATGGGGCAGGGCGGGGCAGGTACTCCATGCAGACCAGGGTCATGCCTTGCCTGGGTTCCTCACCATGCTTGGTAACTGCTTCTGGCCTTTCCTATTGGTTCTGTGTGACATCTTTTCATCCTTATCACTTAAATGGCTCTAACTGGTTTCTGTTCCTTGCAGTGGAAggtcttaaaataaataacccCAAATCCTAAGGAAGCCATTCAAAGCTCACTCAGGGGCATCCAAAAAGTATTCCCCATTGCAGCTCCTGGAAAGCTCTAgcaaagaatacatttttaaatttgctcAAATCCAGGAACTATTAAGATTTAACTACAGGCAAGTAATGAACAGTAAAATTGTGTTTGGTAGTAGACACTTGTTTTAGTGGCCCGGTGGCCTCCTTAGCCTTTGTGTTCTGCGGGGTTCAACCTTCACGCAGAATCTACTCTGTGGGCGTCGACACCACCAGGAGAACACAGCCTCCTGATAGACGACTTGGACCCACACCCCTTCTTTCCCAGTCAGCTCACTCCCAGCTGCTGTTTTGGAGGCCCACCCCCTTTGACTTGCACATGCAGAGATGGCTCTTTTATTTTCACCATTTGTCGTTTTCCCTAAGTGAGAAATAAGGACCATTCCTGGTCTACAGCCCCAGGTCACTTCATTCCagcattaaaaattaagattttaaaaaacacaattggCACTAATGTACAAGCAATTCCACCTTATTGTAGGGTGAAGGAGAGAGGGTAGATTTTTTAGGGGAAATttgggttgaggtgggaggggagaTAGGAAGAAGTCCAGAAAGCATCTctttatgtatatgcatgtatacatacagatatgtgtgtgtgtgtgtgtgtgtatatatatatgtttatttatttatttcatctttcctttttctcagcaCTGAAGGGCTCACTGGGTCTGTTGAGAACCGGGTCAGATCAGGAGGTAGAGGTCAGTTCTGGGAGCTCTGTGGTCTCCATGTCATAATAGTTCTTTCCGTCGGAATAGGTCTTCCCCTTCAAGGCCTCTATGAGCTGCTGTAGGCGCTTGGCAAAAGAAAGTCCTTGGGGAGGTTTTGTGGTAgatgagggtggaggtgggggcgggggcgggggtaaaggtgagggtggaggtgggggtgggggcgggggtggaggtgggggtcgAGGCCGAGCTGAAGGTGGTCGGGATGGAAGTGGTCGAGGGGGCGGTTGGAAATACCAAGGAAGGTGAGCAGAgatagggtgggaggaggggagttGAATTGGGGGCGGTCTAgtggtggggggtggaggggtggcCGGTTGAATCATATGCAGAGCATTAGAACCAATCTTGGAGGCAATCCAGTTCAGATAGGGCCAGGTGGCCGTGTAGATTCCGGGGCGCTTGGCACGGGCACAGCCTACCCCCCAGCTTGTGATTCCCACGACCACGTAGGCGCCTTTCTTgctgtctttgcacatgagaggCCCGCCGCTGTCCCCCTGCCCAGAAGGACACAGAGGTCACGATCTGCCTGAACCACTTTTCCCTGCCAAGAGGGGTCAGAAGGCTCTGGGAGGACAATTTCCACAGTTACATGGTTTCCTGCTGCCATAAACACAAGTGGTTGTGGCAAAGTTTGAGGGGGTGTCAAGGGCTTCATTTGGGATGTGAGGAGGGTGTGGATTGTCAGGGCTTTCCTTGCAGTGAGAAGAGCAAGCGCACGTGTCCATAGGGGCACATGGCAGGGGCTGCCAGTGGCTGCCACCTCTCATCCCCACTGTGACTGTAGGTGCTAGAAAAGGGACCGGGGAAGCAGTCACTAGAGAAGGGCCCTAGGCAGAGGGGTGGAGATAATGGAGCTTGGGGATCCAAAATGAGGATGTTCTCAGGGGCCGGGAGAGTCCCGGAGGGACCCAGGGGCCCAGAAGCCAGAAGGAAGGTTACCTGGCAGGTGTCGATCTTGCCTAAAGGATACCCCGCGCACACATTGGTTGGCTGAATGCGCCCATTGTACCACTGGGTCGAGTTACACAAGTCCAGGTCGATGAGATCCACACGCGCCTCCATCAGCATAGATGATGGCCTGGGGGCTACAGTCAGACCACTCGGTGGTCAGTGATCATGGGAGATGCGGAAAAAAGCCCTGCCTCCTTGCCCCACCGAACCCCATCCTCTGTGACGCTCCAGTTAAACCTCAGACCCATCCAGTCAATGCCCCGACCTCTCCTTATACACCAGAAAGAGCAGACGAGAggtggtgggaggaggtggggaaaTGTTATCCAAATCAAGTCCAGAGGAgcgaggaagagaggaaggaagggtggaggCCCATGGACAGGTAGATGGAGAATGGGCGGTGGAGGGTGGGTGTGCATATTAACGGTGGATTATGGAGGTTAGCTGCAGTATTACCAATAACACCTAGTGTGCACTAAGCACTCACTGAGTCACATGGTCCCGTTATTCCCATTTTGGACCAGAAGGCTGGAGCACCGCCCACCCAGGTCACAGTAGAGATGTGGTAGGGCTACAGCCTGGCCTCAGGACTGCTCCTCTCCAGACTCCAGTCTGAGACACACTGTCCGCTCCCACAGTCTGGCTGTAGGCCACCCTCCCTGCTTCTTGTCCCTCATCAGGACGCCTCGGCTCAGCTGTGGACAGCATCTGCTGGAGTTGGATCGATAAGCCCCTCCCCATATGCTACAGATCTGTTCCGAGGAGACTGCAAGGGAAGCTCGGGGCAGCACCTCCACACACTGGCAGACCTGGCAGGGGCAGAGGCGGTTGAAACGACCCTAATGCGGAACTTCCTTGAAAACCCTGgactcggctgggtgcagtggctcacgcctgtaatcccagcactttgggaggccgaggtgggcggatcacaaggtcaggagatcaagaccatcctggctaacacggtgaaaccccgtttctactaaaaaaaatacaaaaaattagctgggcatggtggcgagcgcctgtagtcccagctacttgggaggctgaggcaggagaatggcgtaaacccgggaggtggagcttgcagtgagccgagatggcaccactgcactccagcctgggtgacagagtgaaactccatctcaaaaaaaaaagcaagccctGGACTCTCTACCACGACCTTTGGGTTAGAAAGACCCAATGCTACGGTGCACACAGTCAGAGCTGCTCCTTTTCAAGGGGTCTCACAGACAGAAGGGTCCCCAACAGCAGCAGCCACTCTGGCCCCCACCACAGCAGCACCTACAACCCAGGGGGTGGGTCTGGACGTCACCTGCAGAGCAGATGGGAGCAGACTGAAGTAGGGGCAGACCCAGAGCATAGCTACACAGGCcaagacaggagacagggaacaCAAGAGTGATGTGCACAGGGCTAGGCACGGGCAGGTGTCTGGTAAGCGGCTGCTGAACGAGTGTTCCCTGGGCTTTATGTTTTTTAATCCCCTCAGCCCCTACCTTTTCTTACCATCCAAGCAGCAGTGAGAGTTTTGTACATGCACTGCCCTTGGGGTAAGGGTGACATtgaaacaacaatgacaacaatcCTGGGGGTTATTAGCCATTAacaagacttctttttttttttttttttttttttttgagatggagtctcactctgttgcccaggctggagagcagtggcgcgatctcggctcactgcaaacaccacctcctgggttcacgccattctcctgcctcagcctcccaagtagctgggactacaggcgcccgccaccacacctggctaattttctgtatttttagtagagacagggtttcaccgtgttagccaggatggtctcgatctcctgaccttgtgatccgcccgcctcggcctcctaaagttctgggattacaggcgtgagccaccgcgcctggccaagatgactttttaaatctATGGCAGAGCCCATAGTCTTGAAAGCCATGGGTTTCATTGTGAAGAGCCAAGTGTCCTGAAATAGAAAAGGGTTTTCTCAATCCCAACACCTtggcaagttttttgtttgtttgtttgtttgtttgtttttagatgaagtttcactcttgttacccaggttggagtgcagtggcacaatcttggctcaccgcaaccttcacctcctgggttcaagtgattctcctgcctcagcttcccgagtagctgggacgacaggcgtccaccaccacaccctgctaatgttttgtattttcagtagagatggggtttcaacatgttggccaggctggtctcgaactcctgaccgcaggtgatccactcgcctcggcctcccaaagtgctgggtaaattacgggaatgagccactgcacctggcccacacctGGGCTTTAAATAACAAATGCTTAAAAGCCTGCTGGAACTCAAAACCCAATGGGAAAGAAGCAATACCTGGGGATAGCTCTTCCAGCCCCAAAGCAGATGAGTTGAAGGAGGTGGTAAGACTCGGAAGGTCTGAAGGAATCACCGGAGCTGGAGCCCGGGGGTGGAGGTGGTAAGACTCGGAAGGTCTGAAGGAATCACCCACAGTTCTTCCCCGACCCTGACCCTGGACTCCGACCCTACCCATTCCACTGGCCCAGTTACTTACTCAACACACACTTCCCTGCAGTGGCCTTGAGAGCAGCTGTGGCACTCACTGAGGGTCTGCCACAGCCTCAGATGGTTCAACTAACACAGCCTGGGGTGGAAGGGCTCCTGTAAGCCTTACAGGATGTTCAGGGGAGCATGAAGAGAAAGGGCTCTTAAACATGAAACCATTGTAATCTTAACTGATCAAAATTCAACTCCAGCCCTGACCATAACCTCACACTAGAACCAAGTGAGATTCCAACCCTAACACCTGCTCCAAATGTTTGCTGCCCACTGTCacttcaaattaaaacaaaaactaaaaatggggATACCCACAAGTAAACACTCATGGCAGGAAGGGGGTCCTGGGAGTCCATGTTCCAGAGAGAGGCACAGGCAGAAAAGCCTGGACCACGCAGGACACGGAGGGATCAGCAAGGGAGCTCCTGTGCAGCCAGGAGGCTGGAAGGGTCCTCAACAGGACGgtcccagcctggccagcagcaACTCTCCCACAGGGGAGCCCAGCCTCTCCAGCAGCCACACAGGACGGTCCCAGCCTGGCACCACACCCACCAGAGACCTCCCAGAGGCTCGGGTGTCCTGGCTGAGGCCACGTGTGTGTCTCCTGGTTTTCCTTCCCGGACCGTGAGTGACGCACACACGAGGCACACACCAGCAGGGGGCTCAGAGCTCCTTGCCCTGAGGACGACTCTGGCACTATTCCCAGCCCCATTCTGCTCTCCCATCACTGTTTGGTTTTCCTTATGTGTCGTTTATGTGATCTTTGCATGTTGAGAGCTTGCTACGGACCACCTAGACTCACACTTGCTCCAGGGTGAAGTGAGGTCCTCCAGCCCCCTGTCTTCTGCTGGCCCTTCCTAGGATTTAACGGGAAGCAGGGACTTGACCCTAACTTCAACCCCACTCTCAACCTACGCTGTCCCCTAAGCTGAATGCTAGCCCCGGCTCACAGCCCAAGCCTCACCATGCTCTTCTCCCAGACCAAAAACAATGTTCACTCAACACAGGCCCCGTGGCCCATTCCTCATGCCCGCAGTGGCCACTCAGAGACCACTGGCCACACAGTGCAGATGTGGGGTAAGGGGCCCCTTTGTTATGTCACCACTGACCCCCACGTCTGCTAGGCCTCAGAAAACCACACGAATCTACATTCAACAGGGCCGCCCAGGTGGGCAGAACTCACCAACATCCGAGTCTTTGTGGGTCTTGATGACCTCTGCAAGCTCGAAGTTCCCTGCGAtgatggccacctgagggaaagGGGGGTCAAGGCGTGGAGGAGCAGGAAGGGGGCTGAGCAGCACCAGCTTTGCCTCCCCAGCCAGCCCCAGCTGCTCCTTTTCGAGCTCCTGTGTGGAGTCTTCACTGTTAGAGGCCCAGAGACCCAGCCATTCCTCTTCTCTACTGACACACACTCCTCTCTATAACCGGAATGCCACAGGCGTGCCTCATAACTGGAGTGACCCGCCATCtgtttgcctgggactgaggggCTACCTGGACAGGAGAACTTCAGAGCTAAAACCAGCAGTCCCAAGCAGACGGGCACACTGGTCTGTCCCAACATGCAGCCAGGTTTCCCGTCTCAGCCAAGGCCCCATCGCTGCCCAAGCTGCTAAGCTCATCCTCCCCTTCCTGTGACCCTGCACCCAGTCATCCAACAGGCCCTGGCGTATCCTGCTTCCCGATGTGCCCAAACCCCTCTGGCAGcccactgctgcctccaccttCTGTGACCACACAACTCAGCAACCTGACCACTCTTCCCACACCTCACTCCTACTAAAAATAGAGTTCTGTCTCCATTCCCGGTCTGCAAACCCCCACGATATTCCCGACTCCCCAACAAACTCCAAGTCACAGAGACCACGTCCACCTGGTCATCAGTGCCAACCGACCCGGAATTACATCAGCGGCTGGGACCACACCCCTTCTCCAGTTTGGCTTCTGCACCCCTGCTGGTCTCGGGGCGGGGGGGTCAGACCCACACCTGTCACCCCAGTCTTCTCATCCTCCCTGTCCCCGGCCCCGGAGCCCTTCTGACCCTCCTCTTTCCGTGGCAGGGGGATGAAGGAACATCAGCACCAAACACCTCCTCACGTGCTGGGCTCGTCCCCCCACACCTCCTCGTGGGCAGTCCTGGGGGAGGTGCTCTCTTAGGGCCTTCCAGGGAAGAACCAAGGTTCAGAGAAGTCAGGTCACACGGACACAGAGACACTCCTGTAAACCCCCAGTGTACCTGGAAGGCTGTCTGGCTGTTGTAGTTGCGGACATCCCTGTTGGCCCCACGGAAAAGCAGGACACGAGCACAGCTCTCCTGTTGGGGAGAAGAGGGGATCACAGCTGGGTGGCTGGAGAGACCATCGGAGCACGACAGCACATGTGCACGCAGGAATGCACACATGGCGTGCGCAGGGCACAGGCTCACACACACGGACTCACGCCTATTTGTTCCATGTATACTGAGTGGCACAGGGACAAGCAGGTAGGTATACACGCTCAGGTCTCACCTGGCCCACAGGGCCTAGATGTACCCAATTCATACCTGGTCATTCagaacacacgtgcacacatgtgaAGCCTATGACCCAGAACAGGCGAGTATATCCACACTTGCTGGTGCAGGCATGTGCAGCACACACAGTCGCACCTGGTTGTAGAGGGCACAGATGTGCAGGGCTGTGTTCCCCGAGGCATTCTGGGCCCCCATGTTGGCCCCGTAGAACAGCAGGTGCTCCAGGTGCTGCACGTGCCCAAAGCGGCAGGCCTGTGCGGGGAGCAAGGTGCTGTAGGGTCCCTGGGCTAGAGGCTAGGGCCCCCACCCCTACAGACAGAGTCAGGACCCCACACCCAGCACACACAGGCCGGGaccccacctcagctccctgcaCACCTGGTGGATCTCCTGCCAGCCATTCTCGTCGGTGGTCCCCAGCTGAGCGTGGTCGTGGAGAAGCAGCTCACAGCAGGAGAGGTCCCCACCCCAGAGCTGTGGTAGAGGGTGTCAAGCGGCTGTCCTTGTCCGTCCGTGAGGCCCCCAGGTCCAGCAGGGTCTGAGGGTGAGTAGCCTCAGTATCCACACCAGGCACAGCGGCCCCCAGCCCCATCACCAGGCCAGGCCCAGCCCTCACTGACCGTCAGTGCTGCCGCATTCCGCTGGCGCGTGGCACAGTGCACGGCAGTGAGCCCATCGCGAGTGCGGAAGTCCAGGTGGGCACCGCCATTCTTCAGCACCTTCAGCAGGTCCGTGGCGTTGTCCAGCTGGGCTGCGAGGCTCAGGGGGCACTCTGGGTTCAGAGACAGATAAGGGTCAGGCTCCCAGCCGCTCAAAGGCCATGCCCCTCCCCTGCTCTGCTCACCTCCTGAGTCAGGGTCATGGAAGTTGGGGTCCAGCCCCTTGTCCAGCAGGCGGGCCACCTTGTCCGTGCTATGCAGCTGGACATAGTCCATGAACTTCTTCAGGTTCGCCTGGAACACCGGCCATCAGTCAGCCTGGCACCAAGGTCTCTACCATCTGAACATAACCCGCTTCCTCCTGCAAGCCTCAGGCCACCTTCAGGCGTCCCCTGCCACATCCCTACCAATCTGACCTGTCACCTGACTTTGCAATTGTCAcccacagccctgccctcccaCCACGGCCCCAATCCCCACTTGGGTGGGCCCACGCACAGCTCAAAACCCTTCCTTGCATCCTGATAGCCAAACCGGTCACGACTGTCAGCTTGCACCCAAGTAGCCCCTCACCAAGGCCAGGTCATCCTGGTCGAGCCCCAAGCAAGTCCCCTACTCCAGGCTCAGTCACTGCCCTGGCTCTGCGGCCCCAACCTGCCTAGCCTAGAAGAGCCGAGGTCCACCCAGGCAGGAACCAGCCCCACAGCAGCCCTGGATCCTCAGCACCCTGAGACGATCTGCTCCTTCTCCGGTGCATCTTCCTCTCCAGCTCACCCCACGGCAGACCCCCACCCCAGGGACCCCTCCTGTGACATGACTGATGGCCTTGTACTCATTCACCCCGTTTATTCACTCACCCCACAAGACCACAGGCTTCCCCAGCCTGAGATAGCCACACACAAGGCAAGGTGCCCTGGCCAAAGGCCTGGGCCTTTCCATAAACCCCCAATGTACATCAGAAATAGGGGAGGGTGCCAGAGGGACCCCTGCCTTGGGAGGCAACCTCCTCAGGAGGGCCAGGCAGTGAAAGAGGAGGAAGTGCTCACTACCAGGGTGAGGGAAATGCCGCTGGAGCTCAGGCAGGCAGAAACACGGGGCTATGTAAGAAGTTTAGGCTCATTCTAAAAACTAACGAGACCTACTGCAGAGGGAGTCACTCATGTCTTGTTGGTCACTGAAGAGAGATCTGGAGGGAGAGGTGGCCATGGGGGAGGAACCCAGGTTGACAAGGTCAAGTAAGGGCCAGTGGCGGGACAGGGGGACCCTTCCACAGTGGACTCTGCCTAGCCATAGTGCTAAAGCCATTGACCACCGCCTGCCCTGGGGCAGCAGCAAAGTCTGGCACAGAAGCCTGAAGTTCCAAAGTCACTGACGGGACCATTAGGGCACAGGGCTGACAGTTCTGACccctctcctgggctccagagactGCCCATAAAGTATCCAGCAAGCAAGTGCCTGCTGGCCTGTGAGCGGGGATGGGAACCCCTGGGGAGGGACTGTGGCACCAACCCTGCCCCTCTGACATTCAGAGGTAAATAGTAAGGTAAAGAGAAATAGTAAGGTGCCCCCCTCAAGAGCATTTGGGGTCAGGCCCAGTTAAGAATTAGCTGCCCCAGCAGTAAGACCCTCACAGGTATGCTTGGGCACAGGGCCTGGAATCAGACAGATCTGGGTTCAGCCCCAGCTTTACTGTCTACACAGCTAGGCACTCTGTGtccccatctgtgaaatagggTTATAATAGTCCCTCTGGAAGAGGATTAACGAGAGGTCTAATTACAAATGCCCAGCACTGGCTGACCACTCAATGCTGGGTGCCCTGTCCCAACAGCCATCATATCAGTTGCTTGTCCATTCCCTCTCCCACCCAGCTTCTCACAGGACACTCCAGCCCCTAAGCCAAGGGGGTCAGCAAGAGTCTGATCTACCTGGAACACATCACTGTACCACCTGTCCCCCAGCGATGGGGCCGGGAATCTGTGCCCAGCCCTCCAGCCACACCCAGTACCGGCTCTGGGCCCCTGATGATAGGGACATAGACTGAGCTGAAGCTGGGGGACTGTGGTCAGCCCCAAGCTGGGGTGGGGGACAGCAGGCACAGGGAGGCAAGAGGGAACCTCAGGAGCCCCCTCCCCATGATCCTTTACCTTTGTGTGAAGCTTTGCAAACTGCTTATCATCAATGAGGTTCTGGGCATAAACTCGCCGCTTGTATCGAAACTGCTCAGATAAAGAAAAGGTAGAGAAAATGGCCCCACCCCAGCTGAGCAAGGGAGTCCATGCACAAACCCCGTCCCGCTCATGCTGGCCACACCGCACCCCTTACTGCCCTCCTGTACACACCATCAGTGCAGCACAACCCAATGCCACACAAAtccaggtgcacactaccacggTGGACAGATCTAACAGCTGCCATGCACCCACCATACTCAGGCATGATGCAGCGCAATGGACCTGCGCCCTGCCAGCCACGCAGCCTGCTGTGCCTGTCTCCTTCCCAACCCCAGAATTCTCTGCAAATTCCCACTCCTCTCTGAAGGCCTGATTCCAGGCTTACCTTCGTAGACGTCCCCCTACACTCTCCAGGAAGAAGTGACCCCACTTTCCTGTGCCACCACAGAGGCCCGCCCAATTTTGAGCTCAGCTCACAAGTTCCTTATTCAATGCCCACTGCAGCTGGGCACCCCCCTCCACCCTGCCAAACTTCAAGACCTTCCACAGGACTGACCCAGTTTGTGTCCCCATGCTTAGCAGGGCACTCAATACATCTTCACACCATGCATGGGTGAGCAAAGGAGGGGACTTAGGTTGGCCTTCACAAGACTTCACAACTGGAGAAAGGAACGAATGTGCACACAGATAGCCCTGCTCACACCACACACCCCTCTGGCACTGACTCCTGCTCACACTCCTCCCTGGGGAACACTGCTCAGCATCCACACCACCCATGCTGCTCAATGCACATACTGTTCAAAACTACCCTTCTGTCCACTATTCATTGTCTGCCACTACCCTTTCTTTTCTTGTGCCTATTCATTCTTACCACCACTCCATTCATTCTTTGTTGCTGCACTCCGCCACTCACTCCTGGATTCCTTGACCACCTGTCTACCCTCCCTGTGCAGTGCTGTGCCTGCCCTCATTCTGCTTCCATTATTACTCAACCTGCTCCATTcactcttttcctctttcatcaCTATGATCATATTATCACTCACTTTTCTTACCCTATTATGCTAGTGATCATTTCTGAACCTGCCCATTTCTTcagatcttccttccttccactcctttcatttcttcttcttccttcttttcaccATGCTATTAATGCTAAGATACCTGATATATAAGACTGCTGCTCAATTAGCCCATCCTTCATCCACCTTCTTCCACTACCCCTaccccccccaccaccactgccTCCACCCTCACTCCTCCCACTTGTGTTCCCCACTGCCGTGCCCTTCACTGGTCCGCCACGGGCGGTGGTCACCAGCGCGCTCTTCCAGCTCACCCGCCGACCCTTACCTCCGGGTAGAGGGGGCGTGTCCAGGTTGGGCGGGTAATCCTGCAGGAGCCGCTCCTCATCCAGGAACTTGCCGGCGCGGCCCCGGGAGGGCGGCTGGAAAACCCTGGATTGAGGCGCGATCCTGGAGGCTGTGGTTGAGGGCGCAGAGCACGCGTTGCTTGGCGGCCCACACGGGCGCGGCCGGGTCCAGGCGCAGGCACTTCTGCAGCGGAGCGGGCTTGTGAGCTCAGGCCCGGGGAGCGAGGACCCGCCCGCCGTACGCAGTGCCGAGCCGGGCCCCGCCGAAAGGTGGGCTCGGGAGCCGGCGCCCGGGACCCCGCGCCTCCGCGAACCGCGGTCGAAGCCCCGCCCCAGGGGCCGGGCTTTCCCGGGGCCCCGCCCTGGCGATGGGGAGGGTCCCGGCGGAGGCGGCGGGGGAGGGGTGAGTAGCCGTGGGCCGGGGGTCCCAGGCGCCGGGCGCGCCCGGCGGGGTTGGGGGAATCCCGGGCGGGGAGCGCAGGGGCACGGCCGGGCCCAGGGCGGCGGGGCTCACCGTCTGCTGCAGGTCCGGGATGCCGACGCGCACGACCACAGCGCTGGCCCCAGGGGCAAATCCCATCCCGCGCCGGGGAGCCCGGGCCAGAACCCTTCCTTGCTCCAGGGGCTCAGAGCCTCCCAGGGACTCCGCGCAGCACCCAGCCTCTGGAGCCAAATCAGCCACTTATCAGGAGAACCGAGAGGAACCAGGGCCAGGAACCGGCGCGGGGACAGCAGCTCAGGGGGCTCcgcagaggcagcagcagcaacaacggCAACGCAGCTCAGCTGCATCGGCCCCGGCTCAGCTCGGCGCCTGCAGCCTCCCAGGGCAGGGGCAGCAGGGAGGGCCTGAGacagagggaggcaggggtggcAAGGGGAGGCTGCGCCGGAGAACGGGGGACCGGGAGGGCTCAGGGCCAGTGTGGGGGTGCGGGGTCCcaggtgggggagggaggtgtCTGCGGAGGGCGGGGGCCAAGCCACAGGGCGGGGGGCCTGGGGGGCTGTGCCGGGGTGGGGGGGAGCCCTAGGCCTCGGTGGGGGGGGAG
This is a stretch of genomic DNA from Papio anubis isolate 15944 chromosome 16, Panubis1.0, whole genome shotgun sequence. It encodes these proteins:
- the LOC116270711 gene encoding acrosin, which codes for MLMEARVDLIDLDLCNSTQWYNGRIQPTNVCAGYPLGKIDTCQGDSGGPLMCKDSKKGAYVVVGITSWGVGCARAKRPGIYTATWPYLNWIASKIGSNALHMIQPATPPPPTTRPPPIQLPSSHPISAHLPWYFQPPPRPLPSRPPSARPRPPPPPPPPPPPPPSPLPPPPPPPPPSSTTKPPQGLSFAKRLQQLIEALKGKTYSDGKNYYDMETTELPELTSTS